A window from Pseudooceanicola algae encodes these proteins:
- a CDS encoding YHYH protein, translating into MALASRAAVSILAGLAAVPATAHDDPIHAIEGFFSEANIVSGPEIVECTLSGGTETSCFSITVKPEPTGYTPGPWCPTNIADGADKGGIWFVDGGIADVDGDFITRLAELYGDTEWKLYDDDTGEVRYTGTLAACEAAARPDVDPDYNNYCVQCLPEYVAEDTAVTYVIPMTPALMDSPAQTTRAGSGLAWNGIRLDGPAPVDAILGAHTIAPFDDCGGHVNTHVGYHYHAVTTCLDDAPGATTEVAAKDRQIGIAMDGLPIMAHRDDLVDQLDQCNGMTPDGGSYRYYAGEPGSNAILGCHVAEVGCTLEDAGGTCDATMTHAGPPPGAGQDGPPPPPMND; encoded by the coding sequence ATGGCCCTAGCCAGCCGAGCCGCCGTATCTATACTTGCCGGCCTCGCAGCCGTCCCCGCGACAGCCCACGACGATCCGATCCATGCAATCGAAGGCTTCTTTTCCGAGGCCAATATCGTCTCCGGCCCCGAGATCGTGGAGTGTACCCTGTCAGGGGGTACCGAGACGTCCTGTTTCTCGATCACGGTCAAACCCGAGCCCACGGGCTACACCCCCGGCCCCTGGTGCCCCACCAATATCGCGGACGGCGCGGACAAGGGCGGGATCTGGTTCGTGGATGGCGGCATCGCGGATGTGGACGGGGATTTCATCACCCGGCTGGCCGAGCTTTACGGCGATACCGAATGGAAGCTTTACGACGATGACACCGGCGAGGTCCGTTACACCGGCACGCTGGCCGCCTGCGAGGCTGCCGCACGTCCCGACGTGGACCCCGATTACAACAATTACTGCGTCCAGTGCCTGCCGGAATACGTCGCCGAAGACACCGCGGTCACCTATGTGATCCCGATGACCCCGGCGCTGATGGACAGCCCCGCCCAGACCACCCGCGCGGGGTCCGGCCTGGCCTGGAACGGCATCCGGCTGGACGGCCCTGCGCCGGTGGATGCCATCCTTGGCGCCCATACCATCGCCCCCTTTGATGATTGCGGCGGCCATGTGAACACTCATGTCGGCTATCACTACCACGCGGTCACGACCTGCCTCGATGACGCCCCCGGCGCCACGACCGAAGTTGCCGCGAAGGACAGACAGATCGGCATCGCCATGGACGGGCTGCCGATCATGGCACATCGCGACGACCTGGTGGATCAGCTGGACCAGTGCAACGGCATGACCCCCGACGGCGGCAGCTATCGCTACTATGCGGGGGAGCCCGGCTCCAATGCGATCCTCGGCTGCCATGTGGCCGAGGTAGGCTGCACGCTTGAGGACGCCGGGGGAACCTGTGATGCGACCATGACCCATGCCGGCCCGCCCCCCGGAGCCGGTCAGGACGGTCCCCCTCCGCCGCCGATGAACGACTGA